The Candidatus Denitrolinea symbiosum DNA window TCACCGTGGACCGCGCCGACGAAAGCTGGAAGGGACACGTGGGCGTGATCACCACGCTCTTCCGCGGCATCACGATCAACCCGCGCAACACGATCAGCGCCACCTGCGGGCCGCCGGTCATGTATCGCTTCGTGTTGATGGAACTGGCGGGCAAGGGCATCTCGGAAGGCAATATCTATCTCTCGCTCGAACGGCGCATGAAATGCGGCGTGGGCAGGTGCGGACATTGCCAGATCAACAACGTGTACGCCTGCCAGTCGGGACCGGTCTTCCCCTACTCTGAGATCAAAGGATTGGAGGAGGCGCTATGAGCCAGAACAACAAACCCAGGGTCGCCTTCTTCGACTTCACCTGCTGCGAAGGCTGCCAACTCACCGTGGTCGACTCGCTTCAGACCCACCCCGAACTGCTGGACGTAATTGACATCGTCCAGTTCCGCGAGGCGATGAGCGAAAAAAGCGACGACTACCAGGTCGCGTTCATCGAGGGATCGTGCTCGCGTCCCGCCGACGAGGAGCGGCTCAAACACATCCGTGAGCGGGCCGCCATCGTGGTCGCGCTCGGGACGTGCGCCCACCTCGGCGGCGTGAACTCGCTCAAGAGCCTGCATCCGCTCGACGAAGTGCGCGAGTACGTCTACGGCGACAAAGCCGAATGGTACGACACCTACGACGTGCGCCCGATCTCGGAAGTCATCCCCGTGGACTTCGCCATCCCCGGCTGCCCGATTGACCGCGACGAGTTCGTGGCGTGCGTCAAAGCCCTGTTGCTCGGAACCAAACCGCCCATCCCCGATTACCCGCTGTGCGTGGAATGCAAACTGCGGGAAAACGTCTGCCTGTTCACGCGCGACAAAGTCTGCCTCGGACCGATCACGCGCGCGGGCTGCAAAGCCATCTGCCCCACCTACGGACAATCCTGCGAGGGCTGCCGCGGTTACATCTCCAATCCCAACGACACTTCGATGCGCGCCGTCCTGGACAAACATGGCATGAGCCCGGAGGAGATCGCCTCCATCTACACCATGTTTACCGCGCGGCAGGCCCGGCATTTACAGGAAGAGAAGGTATAGCGAGGAAGCATGAACAAACGCATTGACATCCATCACGTCACGCGCGTGGAAGGCCACGGCAACATCGTCGTCGAGGTCAAGGACGGCAAGATGACGGAGTGCCGCTTCGACGTGGTCGAGGCCCCGCGCTTCTTCGAGGCCATGCTGCGCGGACGTCCCTACCTGGAGGCCTCGCATATCACCAGCCGCATCTGCGGAATCTGCGCCACCGGTCACGCCACCACTTCGCTGCGCGCCTCCGAAGCCGCGCTGGACGTGGAACTCAGCGAGCAGACGAAACTGCTGCGCAAACTCGTCTTCCACGGCGAAATCCTTGACAGTCACATTCTCCACGCCTACATGCTGGTCGCGCCGGACTTCCTCGGCGTGGGCAGCGTCATCCCGCTCGCCACGTCCCACCGCGACGTGGTGCTGCGCGCGCTGCGGATGAAGAAACTCTCCGGGGACTTGTGCGCCGCCATTTCGGGACGCCACACGCATCCCATCGCCATGACGGTGGGCGGCTTCACCCACTTCCCCACCGCGGCTGAATTGACCGCCCTGCGCCAGCGCCTGATCGACTCGCGCGCCGACGTGGACGCCACAGTCGAGCTCTTCGCGTCCCTCTCCTGGCCCAAGTTCGAGCGCGACACCGAATACATCTCCCTCTACAAGCCGGACGAATACGCCTTCATTGACGGTGAGATCAAAAGCAGCGACGGCGCCACGATCCCCGCCGACCGCTATACCGAGGTCACGAACGAATACCTCGTCCAACACTCCAGCGCCAAGTTGA harbors:
- a CDS encoding NADH:ubiquinone oxidoreductase: MSQNNKPRVAFFDFTCCEGCQLTVVDSLQTHPELLDVIDIVQFREAMSEKSDDYQVAFIEGSCSRPADEERLKHIRERAAIVVALGTCAHLGGVNSLKSLHPLDEVREYVYGDKAEWYDTYDVRPISEVIPVDFAIPGCPIDRDEFVACVKALLLGTKPPIPDYPLCVECKLRENVCLFTRDKVCLGPITRAGCKAICPTYGQSCEGCRGYISNPNDTSMRAVLDKHGMSPEEIASIYTMFTARQARHLQEEKV
- a CDS encoding Ni/Fe hydrogenase subunit alpha, translating into MNKRIDIHHVTRVEGHGNIVVEVKDGKMTECRFDVVEAPRFFEAMLRGRPYLEASHITSRICGICATGHATTSLRASEAALDVELSEQTKLLRKLVFHGEILDSHILHAYMLVAPDFLGVGSVIPLATSHRDVVLRALRMKKLSGDLCAAISGRHTHPIAMTVGGFTHFPTAAELTALRQRLIDSRADVDATVELFASLSWPKFERDTEYISLYKPDEYAFIDGEIKSSDGATIPADRYTEVTNEYLVQHSSAKLTRHKRGSYMVGALARFNNNYEQLHPRAKAAAQKLGMQPKITNPYYNTAAQVVEIVHCTEDAIRLIDELLSRGVKPEEPAPARPKKDARGVGVCEVPRGLLIHCYEIQEDGSLSGADCIIPTNQNVANIEADMRSLVPQILDKPVEAMQLDLEMLVRAYDPCISCSVHVLKLD